Proteins encoded within one genomic window of Coprococcus phoceensis:
- a CDS encoding M23 family metallopeptidase produces the protein MKNNLGPSRRGKGAAVGLVICFVAVIALVGFFTFSRYKRDMSRQLAKAEEKTDTEEKQKDIKETEKSQTTNSQAIQNKAQETEKQKEETQTQTEQRQNQTSPTATQPDALAFSENDLLAWPVDGNVLMNYSMDQTIYFSTLDQYKYNPALIIGGEVGTEVTASARGIVKSVEVNAQTGNTVTMDLGNGYEAVYGQLKEVPVQEGNYVEQGELVGYLSEPTKYYSVEGCNLYFQLLKDGEPVNPMEYMDS, from the coding sequence ATGAAAAATAATCTAGGACCTTCAAGAAGAGGGAAAGGTGCTGCGGTCGGTCTGGTCATTTGTTTTGTGGCGGTAATTGCGTTAGTGGGATTTTTTACATTCAGCCGTTATAAGAGAGATATGAGCAGACAGCTGGCAAAGGCGGAAGAAAAAACTGATACTGAAGAAAAACAAAAAGACATTAAAGAGACAGAAAAGAGCCAAACGACAAACAGTCAGGCAATTCAGAACAAAGCACAGGAGACAGAAAAACAAAAAGAAGAGACACAAACACAGACAGAGCAGAGACAGAATCAGACCTCACCAACGGCAACACAGCCAGATGCGCTGGCATTTTCAGAAAATGATCTGCTTGCATGGCCTGTGGATGGAAATGTGTTGATGAATTACAGCATGGATCAGACGATTTATTTTTCTACGCTGGATCAATACAAATACAATCCGGCATTGATTATCGGGGGAGAAGTTGGAACAGAGGTAACGGCATCTGCAAGAGGAATTGTAAAATCAGTGGAGGTCAATGCGCAGACGGGGAACACGGTGACGATGGACCTTGGAAATGGCTATGAGGCTGTTTACGGGCAATTGAAAGAAGTTCCGGTACAGGAAGGAAATTATGTGGAGCAAGGCGAACTGGTAGGATACTTAAGTGAGCCTACAAAATATTACAGTGTGGAAGGTTGTAATTTGTATTTTCAGCTGCTAAAAGATGGGGAACCGGTGAATCCAATGGAATATATGGATTCTTAG
- a CDS encoding AraC family transcriptional regulator has protein sequence MKRKLLEYLKKIDSKEEEFIKNEKNVLAPYVIKKGSSVIDTDKMIREGAMIDIMKQPRFVDIPEHTHKYMEIIYMFSGSATHIIDKTEVKLEADDVLFIKQGTPHSASASGYNDIGIKIFVLPEFLQYPLSMLNEDTALRRFIKKAAENDGKDKEFLHFHLQDLPDAQNLLENMTRSLLNQTRNSKRILQATMGVLLMELSNRTYTITVGSPSSYESQIVLEALRYIEENYQTASLNKFCEHHNLPCYYVSRLMTQYSPYTFTKYLQRRRILQAAYLLTETDTPIEQIVVEVGYENSSHFHKLFKEEYGMTPKKYREKYDSMEK, from the coding sequence GTGAAACGGAAATTATTGGAATATTTGAAAAAGATAGACAGTAAGGAAGAAGAATTTATTAAAAATGAGAAAAATGTGCTGGCGCCTTATGTGATAAAAAAAGGAAGTTCTGTCATAGATACGGACAAGATGATTCGCGAAGGGGCTATGATTGATATTATGAAACAGCCGAGATTTGTAGATATCCCGGAGCATACGCATAAATACATGGAAATAATATATATGTTCAGTGGTTCGGCGACACATATTATCGATAAGACAGAAGTTAAGTTGGAAGCAGATGATGTTTTGTTTATCAAACAGGGAACACCGCATTCAGCAAGCGCCTCGGGGTATAACGATATTGGAATTAAAATATTTGTTCTTCCGGAGTTTTTACAATATCCGCTCAGCATGCTGAACGAAGATACGGCGCTTCGGCGTTTTATAAAAAAAGCGGCGGAGAATGACGGAAAAGATAAGGAGTTTTTGCATTTTCATTTGCAGGATTTGCCGGATGCCCAGAATCTGTTGGAGAATATGACACGAAGCCTTTTGAATCAGACGCGAAACAGCAAGAGAATTTTGCAGGCGACGATGGGAGTTCTGCTGATGGAATTATCGAATAGAACGTATACGATCACAGTCGGCTCCCCATCTTCCTATGAAAGTCAGATTGTGCTGGAAGCCTTAAGATACATAGAGGAGAACTACCAGACGGCATCGCTTAACAAGTTTTGCGAACATCATAATCTTCCATGCTATTATGTAAGCCGTCTTATGACCCAGTATTCCCCTTATACCTTTACAAAATATTTACAAAGAAGACGTATACTCCAGGCGGCCTATCTCCTGACGGAGACAGACACGCCGATAGAGCAGATTGTTGTAGAAGTTGGGTATGAAAATTCAAGTCATTTCCATAAACTGTTTAAAGAAGAATATGGAATGACACCGAAAAAATACCGTGAGAAATATGATTCTATGGAGAAGTGA
- a CDS encoding MBG domain-containing protein, with product MKKNQTKRLLALVLTLALTLSNVPTTVFAEDVTATEPQSTTEQQVQSQEETTEQVDQQQQQDEDTNTQQTEHEAEFHGNKVAGVDLRGKFQNAFGVALEYRFRVSGTQDEWQTVDITKSHTLQSNVYDVQTRQPFGKWKDAGTMQVKIYYNVGFVVEGHEAGGVLIDGQSASSAKVYQNEAVTFSVKDIDGYDVTVEGVTQNENGTYTVASVQADTTVKVVYTLRQYSTVESTAVENAKIKINESSDASVKVENNKEFTIEVTPNAGYAVTEIKVNDTALDNVTFANQTASASYQAGENQTYSVSATLVKTGFALNDKNEDGVYAVGYRDGMDQATTESNIFNTLVNAGASVPADLTVDDVTIQYYAGAWGKWQEVNYEPDFLHGFTDHKFGTKETEQIKITYAGNDQYGSFSSDEITVTIVDPRSVSVLELNAGVTLQYNTEETMKQEIYEKVIASLNTGEGTAIAHTIDDFTIEFERALGEQTVTVSYKGSDDYKPCEASTVITIEKGKASVTVNSQNITYGESFAPVFSSNPSDAKVIGIIGGVTGNGALYVSVDASQITINDIAGKEIPVIGNLSLQKFITDTLGIKEFKVSQLTDILQKIPGADISDIVAGIQQAIDVIEQVAPGLLDTTVSLGELPSEAGVYTAVGVTASQNYKTALGIGLLTVAPKTSDVKLAFDQEFDNNAHKLTISQAQAFDFGGHIVDGDVQETNNVHTLYVGMTTSGKLYTGTTPCLEPGAYTESVYVLGGNYFALPISRLYTIQREEVEIKFEPSALTARYDGNPHGLKAGVYNANGDRIADAEVKYAGIEAGIEGYYSKEMPVDAGFYLASASFAGDDTYQPAIKLGGGSVLILKSYAKGKIQVGLLTTTYGEPTDLTKVQYTTSGLAARDVETIKATVKCDGNDSAVGSHAISVSVPKSVQKNYYRTIKTQDGTHTIEQRAITVQIGSYSKTYGTEDPAFSYEITEGSLAEGDTLKDLGIKLARKQGENVGNYEIYVENEAELNANYAITVVNGNLEITQANAVIRVTGGNDSSGNYTKSYGDIDPIYTYCVDALVNTDVPENEEFGKVKLVREEGEDVNTYTITPTVENLSPNYTYTVETGTLEIIPRSITISAEDVQKVYDGEAAEAPYTISGLPADKDTADAEDLGLHVKADMPTEAGTYEVSYALDETASQNANYKVTFLPFNVVIKARELTVKINSTAKVYGEKDPQFKYTLEGELVGDDNLDIKLVREPGENVGTYRIYPENENVLNANYKVTFEYGQLTIAKKVITISVTGGEQNDGNYVKRYDDADPAYSFSVTDEKGDAVTDENLGEIKVVREKGEDVGTYTLIPTVENESENYEYGIVEENGTLEILPREITISAEDVEKTYDGKAAEAPYTISGLAADKDTADAADLGLELKVVTSQTALADGTKLETPIETEGMPVDAGTYTVTYALDESASQNQNYDVTFLPFNVSIKKVNTDNTPTTPSTPNDSDNQGSKPNLKPDSKSDSVVDTGDTANVMTTMTATALGALVAIALLLFKRRKTDK from the coding sequence ATGAAAAAGAATCAGACAAAGCGTCTGCTTGCACTTGTACTAACACTTGCGCTGACATTAAGCAATGTGCCGACGACCGTATTTGCGGAAGATGTGACAGCGACTGAGCCACAGAGCACGACAGAACAGCAAGTGCAGTCACAGGAAGAGACGACAGAGCAGGTGGATCAACAACAGCAACAGGATGAAGATACTAATACACAGCAGACAGAACATGAAGCAGAGTTTCATGGGAACAAAGTAGCGGGGGTAGATCTTCGTGGAAAGTTTCAAAATGCATTTGGGGTTGCCCTTGAATATCGTTTCCGGGTTTCAGGGACACAGGATGAGTGGCAGACTGTAGATATCACAAAATCACACACATTGCAGTCAAATGTGTATGATGTACAGACACGGCAACCTTTCGGAAAATGGAAAGATGCAGGGACAATGCAAGTTAAAATCTACTACAATGTAGGTTTTGTAGTCGAAGGACATGAAGCAGGGGGAGTGTTGATCGACGGACAGAGTGCATCATCTGCTAAGGTTTACCAAAACGAAGCAGTGACATTTTCTGTGAAAGACATTGACGGGTATGACGTAACTGTAGAAGGCGTGACTCAAAATGAAAACGGAACTTACACAGTAGCGTCAGTACAGGCAGATACAACTGTAAAAGTGGTATATACACTGAGACAGTATTCGACAGTAGAGAGTACAGCAGTCGAAAATGCCAAAATTAAGATTAACGAAAGCAGTGATGCATCTGTTAAGGTAGAGAATAACAAGGAATTTACAATTGAAGTAACACCCAATGCAGGTTATGCGGTAACTGAGATTAAAGTAAATGATACAGCACTTGATAATGTCACTTTTGCAAATCAGACAGCAAGCGCATCTTATCAGGCAGGAGAAAATCAGACATATTCAGTAAGCGCAACGCTTGTAAAGACAGGATTTGCGTTAAATGACAAAAACGAAGATGGCGTATATGCAGTTGGATACCGTGATGGGATGGATCAGGCTACAACAGAGTCAAATATCTTCAACACTTTGGTCAACGCAGGAGCTTCTGTTCCGGCAGACCTGACAGTAGATGATGTGACAATTCAGTACTATGCAGGAGCATGGGGGAAATGGCAGGAAGTAAATTATGAACCAGACTTTTTGCATGGATTTACAGATCATAAATTTGGAACAAAAGAGACAGAGCAGATTAAAATTACATATGCCGGCAATGACCAATATGGAAGTTTTAGTTCTGATGAAATTACAGTAACGATTGTAGACCCGCGTTCTGTCTCAGTTTTGGAATTGAATGCTGGTGTTACATTACAATATAACACAGAAGAGACGATGAAGCAGGAAATCTATGAGAAAGTCATCGCTTCTTTAAACACAGGTGAGGGAACTGCGATTGCACATACAATCGATGACTTCACAATCGAATTTGAAAGAGCGCTTGGAGAGCAGACAGTAACAGTCTCTTACAAAGGCTCTGACGATTATAAACCTTGTGAGGCAAGTACTGTTATCACAATTGAAAAAGGAAAAGCCTCTGTAACTGTAAATTCTCAGAATATTACATACGGAGAAAGTTTTGCACCGGTATTTTCATCAAACCCTTCCGATGCAAAAGTAATTGGAATCATTGGTGGTGTGACAGGAAACGGAGCTCTTTATGTGAGCGTGGATGCATCTCAGATTACAATCAACGATATCGCAGGAAAAGAGATTCCGGTTATCGGAAACCTGTCTCTTCAAAAATTTATTACAGACACACTTGGAATTAAAGAATTTAAAGTCAGTCAGCTGACTGATATTTTACAGAAAATTCCAGGGGCAGATATCAGTGATATAGTTGCCGGAATTCAGCAGGCAATCGATGTGATCGAGCAAGTTGCTCCGGGACTACTTGACACAACAGTATCTCTTGGCGAACTTCCGAGTGAAGCAGGAGTATATACAGCAGTTGGTGTTACAGCAAGCCAAAACTATAAGACAGCATTAGGAATAGGACTTCTCACAGTCGCTCCAAAGACATCAGATGTAAAACTTGCATTTGATCAGGAATTTGACAACAATGCGCACAAACTGACAATCAGTCAGGCGCAGGCATTTGACTTCGGCGGACACATTGTAGACGGAGATGTTCAGGAGACAAACAATGTTCATACACTTTATGTCGGAATGACAACAAGCGGAAAGCTTTATACAGGAACAACTCCATGTTTAGAGCCAGGTGCGTACACAGAAAGTGTTTATGTATTGGGAGGAAATTATTTCGCACTTCCAATTAGCAGATTATATACAATTCAGCGAGAAGAAGTAGAAATTAAATTTGAGCCATCAGCTTTGACAGCAAGATATGATGGTAATCCACACGGATTAAAAGCAGGAGTTTATAATGCAAATGGCGACAGAATCGCAGATGCAGAAGTAAAATATGCAGGAATCGAAGCAGGAATTGAAGGATATTACAGCAAAGAGATGCCGGTAGATGCAGGCTTCTATTTAGCATCAGCATCATTTGCAGGAGATGATACTTACCAGCCGGCAATCAAATTAGGCGGTGGTTCCGTACTGATTCTGAAATCATATGCAAAAGGAAAGATTCAGGTTGGATTATTGACAACAACTTACGGGGAACCGACAGATCTCACAAAAGTGCAGTATACAACATCTGGTCTTGCTGCAAGAGATGTAGAGACGATCAAAGCAACAGTAAAATGTGATGGCAATGACTCTGCAGTAGGAAGCCATGCAATTTCTGTCAGTGTACCAAAGTCAGTTCAGAAAAACTACTATAGAACAATTAAGACTCAGGACGGAACACATACAATCGAACAGAGAGCAATTACTGTTCAAATCGGTTCTTATTCAAAAACATATGGTACAGAGGATCCGGCATTCTCTTATGAGATCACAGAAGGAAGTTTGGCAGAGGGAGATACTCTGAAAGATCTTGGTATCAAGCTTGCTCGTAAACAGGGTGAGAATGTAGGAAACTACGAAATCTATGTAGAGAATGAAGCAGAGTTAAATGCAAATTATGCAATTACAGTAGTAAATGGTAACCTTGAGATTACACAGGCAAATGCAGTGATCAGAGTTACCGGTGGAAATGACAGCAGCGGAAATTACACAAAAAGTTATGGAGATATAGATCCAATTTATACTTACTGTGTAGATGCACTGGTTAATACTGATGTGCCGGAAAATGAAGAATTTGGCAAAGTAAAATTAGTTCGTGAAGAGGGAGAAGATGTAAATACTTATACAATTACTCCGACTGTGGAAAACTTAAGTCCAAACTATACTTATACAGTTGAGACTGGAACACTTGAGATTATTCCACGCAGCATTACAATCAGCGCAGAAGATGTACAGAAAGTATACGACGGAGAAGCAGCAGAAGCACCGTACACAATTTCCGGATTGCCGGCAGATAAAGATACAGCAGATGCAGAAGATCTTGGACTTCACGTAAAAGCAGATATGCCGACAGAAGCGGGAACTTACGAAGTTTCTTATGCACTTGATGAAACAGCTTCACAGAATGCAAACTATAAAGTGACATTCCTGCCGTTTAATGTTGTGATCAAAGCAAGAGAACTTACAGTTAAGATTAATTCGACAGCAAAAGTGTATGGAGAAAAAGATCCGCAATTTAAGTATACATTAGAAGGAGAACTGGTTGGTGACGATAACCTTGACATCAAACTTGTTCGCGAGCCGGGAGAGAATGTAGGAACCTATAGAATTTATCCAGAAAATGAAAATGTATTGAATGCAAACTATAAAGTAACATTTGAGTATGGACAACTTACAATTGCCAAAAAGGTAATTACAATCTCTGTTACTGGTGGAGAGCAAAATGACGGAAATTACGTAAAACGTTACGATGATGCGGATCCGGCTTATTCATTCAGTGTAACAGACGAGAAGGGTGATGCTGTGACAGATGAAAATCTGGGTGAAATCAAAGTAGTACGTGAAAAAGGTGAAGATGTAGGAACTTACACGTTGATACCAACTGTAGAGAATGAAAGTGAAAACTACGAGTACGGTATTGTAGAAGAGAATGGTACATTGGAGATCCTTCCACGTGAGATTACAATCAGCGCGGAAGATGTAGAAAAAACATATGATGGAAAAGCAGCAGAAGCGCCATATACAATTTCTGGATTAGCAGCAGATAAAGATACAGCAGACGCAGCAGATCTTGGTTTAGAGTTAAAGGTTGTAACAAGCCAGACAGCATTAGCAGATGGAACAAAACTGGAAACTCCGATTGAGACAGAAGGAATGCCGGTAGATGCTGGAACTTATACAGTTACATATGCATTAGATGAGTCTGCTTCACAGAATCAGAACTATGATGTAACATTCCTTCCGTTCAATGTATCTATTAAGAAAGTAAATACAGATAATACACCAACGACACCATCTACACCAAATGATAGTGATAATCAAGGTTCAAAACCAAATTTAAAACCAGATTCAAAATCAGATTCAGTAGTGGATACAGGTGATACAGCAAATGTGATGACAACTATGACAGCGACAGCTCTTGGCGCTTTGGTTGCAATTGCACTTCTGTTATTCAAAAGAAGAAAAACAGACAAATAA
- a CDS encoding GIY-YIG nuclease family protein: protein MNYTYIVECKDGTLYTGWTNNLEKRIADHNSGKGAKYTRARKPVTLVYYETFEAKEEAMKREYAIKHMSRKEKEKLIEHFPIL from the coding sequence ATGAATTACACATATATCGTAGAATGCAAGGATGGCACGCTATACACGGGGTGGACGAATAATCTGGAAAAGCGAATTGCAGATCATAACAGCGGGAAAGGCGCCAAATACACGCGGGCGAGAAAGCCGGTCACACTTGTGTATTATGAGACTTTTGAAGCAAAAGAGGAAGCGATGAAGCGAGAGTATGCGATCAAACACATGAGTCGGAAAGAAAAAGAAAAATTGATAGAACATTTTCCTATACTTTAA
- a CDS encoding SseB family protein, with translation MSDKKLEVIKNLQQAEAIYVIMSGFTKMPYVACDEETFDDKVFVYFEEEPAKEAGKKLLDAGNLVHIAKVENRLFLEFYTSLYPMGVNCLHINQGVDGDILIQHSDLLRRKDPAEIDDGKVRVENPEFQLTALYFEQEFRKNQTIPMSDELKETYEEMLVHFSRGKYIVPTQEEHGIPILKQKEGQAYLPLFTDLHEFQKFNREDKFKGGVVEAEKVSNLLNDEMSGVVINPFGFNLVLNLQKKDA, from the coding sequence ATGAGCGATAAAAAATTAGAAGTAATTAAAAATTTACAACAGGCAGAAGCAATTTATGTGATTATGTCAGGATTTACAAAGATGCCGTATGTTGCGTGTGACGAAGAGACATTCGATGATAAGGTGTTTGTCTATTTTGAGGAAGAGCCGGCAAAGGAAGCTGGAAAGAAGCTTTTAGATGCAGGGAACCTCGTACATATAGCAAAGGTCGAAAACCGTCTGTTTTTAGAGTTTTATACAAGCCTCTATCCGATGGGAGTGAATTGTCTGCATATCAATCAGGGCGTGGATGGAGATATTTTGATTCAGCACAGTGATTTGCTGCGCAGAAAAGATCCTGCGGAGATTGACGATGGGAAAGTGCGTGTGGAGAATCCGGAATTCCAGCTCACAGCGCTTTATTTTGAGCAGGAATTTCGTAAGAATCAGACAATTCCAATGTCTGATGAACTGAAAGAGACTTATGAAGAGATGCTGGTGCATTTCAGCAGAGGAAAATACATTGTTCCGACACAGGAAGAGCATGGCATCCCAATTTTAAAACAAAAAGAAGGACAGGCTTACCTTCCTTTATTCACAGATCTTCACGAATTTCAAAAGTTCAATCGTGAGGACAAATTTAAGGGAGGCGTCGTAGAGGCTGAAAAAGTATCTAATCTTTTGAATGATGAGATGTCAGGAGTTGTTATAAATCCGTTTGGATTCAACTTAGTATTAAATCTGCAAAAGAAGGACGCTTAG
- a CDS encoding ABC transporter ATP-binding protein, whose amino-acid sequence MIEVKNLVKKYGDHTAVDHLSFTVEKGQIYGFLGPNGAGKSTTMNIMTGYLGATDGEVLINGHDILKEPEAAKKSIGYLPELPPLYMDMTVMEYLKFSTELKKIKKEDREAEIEKALKLVKLADVQDRLIKNLSKGYKQRVGLAQAILGFPEIIILDEPTVGLDPKQIIEIRELIRELAKEHTVILSSHILAEIREVCDYIMIISKGKLVASDTPEHLEELMNGSDTIHIETRAEEETVREILSGLKDIEDVTYTQENEILKAEVKTKERKDIREAIFSAFAEAQCPLLTLQKTTVSLEKVFLELTGGQKSDESNL is encoded by the coding sequence TTGATAGAAGTAAAAAATTTAGTCAAGAAATATGGCGATCACACAGCTGTAGATCATCTGAGCTTTACAGTTGAAAAAGGACAAATCTATGGATTTCTCGGACCGAACGGCGCCGGAAAATCTACCACAATGAATATTATGACAGGATATTTGGGGGCAACAGACGGTGAGGTACTCATCAATGGGCACGATATTTTGAAGGAGCCGGAAGCGGCGAAGAAAAGTATCGGTTATCTGCCGGAGCTGCCTCCATTATATATGGATATGACTGTCATGGAATATCTTAAGTTTTCAACAGAATTAAAAAAGATTAAAAAAGAAGACCGAGAAGCGGAGATTGAAAAGGCGTTGAAGCTTGTCAAGCTCGCAGACGTGCAGGACAGATTGATTAAAAATCTGTCAAAAGGATATAAGCAGAGAGTAGGACTTGCGCAGGCGATTTTAGGATTTCCGGAGATTATCATACTGGATGAGCCGACTGTAGGGCTCGATCCAAAGCAGATCATTGAGATTCGTGAACTGATCCGTGAACTGGCGAAAGAGCACACGGTTATTTTGAGTTCGCATATTTTGGCGGAGATTCGTGAAGTGTGCGATTACATTATGATTATCTCAAAAGGAAAGCTGGTTGCAAGCGATACTCCGGAGCATTTGGAAGAATTGATGAATGGCTCCGATACGATTCATATTGAGACAAGAGCCGAAGAAGAGACGGTAAGAGAGATCCTAAGTGGACTGAAAGATATCGAAGATGTGACCTATACACAGGAAAATGAGATCTTGAAAGCAGAGGTTAAGACGAAAGAACGAAAAGATATCAGAGAAGCGATTTTCAGTGCATTTGCAGAGGCACAATGTCCTCTTCTCACATTGCAGAAGACAACAGTTTCGTTGGAAAAAGTATTCTTAGAATTGACAGGAGGACAAAAATCAGATGAAAGCAATTTATAA
- a CDS encoding ABC transporter permease, translating to MKAIYKRELKSYFQSMIGYAFIAFLLAFVGIYFMAYNLNAGYPYFSYALSGVMFMFLVAVPILTMKSFSEERKSKTDQLLLTSPVRLVDVVLGKYLAMVTVFLIPNLIFCIYPLVIKMQGTAYLRVDYAAILMFFILGCVYIAIGMFLSALTESQIIAAVSTFAVLLILHLWGGLLDFIPSTAISGVIGIIAIITIVALIIYQLTKNWVISAVIEAIGVIACVVTYVVKSSLFENLLVNLLGKLDISGSFSNVYMNKLLDVSDLILCFSLIALFVFLTIQTIQKRRWS from the coding sequence ATGAAAGCAATTTATAAAAGAGAGTTAAAATCTTATTTTCAATCTATGATCGGGTATGCGTTTATCGCATTTTTACTGGCGTTTGTCGGTATTTATTTTATGGCATATAATCTGAATGCAGGGTATCCGTATTTTTCTTACGCGTTATCCGGCGTGATGTTCATGTTCCTCGTTGCTGTGCCGATATTGACGATGAAGAGTTTTTCGGAAGAACGAAAGAGTAAGACAGACCAGCTACTTTTGACATCGCCGGTCCGTCTGGTGGATGTTGTGCTTGGGAAATATCTTGCGATGGTAACAGTATTTCTGATTCCGAATCTAATTTTTTGCATCTATCCGCTGGTGATCAAAATGCAGGGGACTGCCTATTTGCGGGTGGACTATGCGGCGATTTTGATGTTTTTTATACTTGGCTGTGTCTACATAGCAATCGGAATGTTTTTATCTGCGTTGACAGAAAGCCAGATTATCGCAGCGGTAAGTACTTTTGCAGTGCTTCTCATTTTACATCTGTGGGGCGGATTGTTAGATTTTATCCCGAGTACGGCAATCAGTGGAGTGATTGGAATAATCGCAATTATCACGATTGTGGCGTTGATTATATACCAGTTGACAAAAAACTGGGTTATCAGCGCGGTGATAGAAGCAATTGGAGTGATTGCATGTGTCGTTACATACGTTGTGAAATCATCTTTGTTTGAGAATCTGCTCGTGAATCTTTTGGGTAAATTAGATATTTCCGGTAGTTTTTCAAATGTGTATATGAACAAACTATTGGATGTCAGTGATTTGATCTTATGTTTTTCACTCATTGCATTGTTTGTATTTCTGACAATTCAGACTATACAAAAAAGACGTTGGAGTTAG
- a CDS encoding GldG family protein: MKKIKEMFQSPQSRYGTYSMVITAVVIAIVIVINMIAGQLPDSMKSVDLSGNSLYEITKTSKKLLKNLDKEVQIHVLAEKSSTDERIQTFIEKYAALSNKVKVDWVDPVLHPSAVTEYEAQENSVVVECKDTEKKMVIPFTDIIVYDEMSYYTTGSMTESEFDAEGQLTSAINYVTSDASKTIYRTTGHGESTFSTTITDLMGKSNFTISELNLMMNNKIPDDCDLLVLYAPTSDLTADEKTLITDYLTNGGKVLFIMGDTQNETPNLDALMKTYGMEKVDGYIADTTRCYQGNPYYIFPEITASGEMADGLSSKMVLLINALGFNTADPERDTITVDSFMTTSSNGYAVTEDKETQGTYTLGAVATEDESRFTVISAATMIDANVTDSFSTLENTTLFMNAVTSNFDDVDNLSIEAKSLETTFNTMQHTGLLGLAAIIGVPVLIVIFGFVRWLKRRKA, translated from the coding sequence GTGAAGAAAATAAAAGAAATGTTTCAAAGTCCTCAATCACGTTATGGGACATATAGTATGGTAATAACTGCGGTGGTAATCGCAATCGTGATCGTGATAAATATGATTGCAGGTCAGCTTCCTGACAGTATGAAAAGTGTAGATTTGAGTGGTAATTCACTCTATGAGATTACGAAGACGAGCAAGAAGCTTTTGAAGAATCTGGATAAAGAGGTACAGATTCATGTGTTGGCGGAGAAAAGCTCTACAGATGAGAGAATTCAGACATTCATAGAGAAATATGCAGCGCTCTCAAACAAGGTGAAGGTAGACTGGGTGGATCCGGTACTGCATCCTTCAGCGGTTACAGAATATGAGGCACAGGAGAACAGCGTTGTTGTAGAGTGTAAGGATACAGAAAAGAAGATGGTAATCCCGTTCACAGATATCATTGTGTACGATGAGATGTCTTATTATACGACAGGGTCAATGACAGAAAGTGAGTTTGATGCAGAAGGCCAGCTGACAAGTGCGATAAACTATGTGACAAGTGACGCTTCAAAGACAATCTACCGCACAACAGGACACGGAGAATCTACTTTCTCCACGACAATCACAGATTTGATGGGAAAATCCAATTTCACAATATCTGAGTTGAATCTGATGATGAATAATAAGATTCCGGATGACTGTGATCTGCTTGTTCTGTATGCGCCGACGTCGGATTTGACAGCGGACGAGAAGACATTGATCACAGATTATCTCACAAATGGCGGGAAGGTATTGTTCATTATGGGAGATACGCAGAATGAGACACCGAATTTAGATGCGCTGATGAAGACTTACGGAATGGAAAAGGTAGACGGCTATATTGCAGACACAACAAGATGCTATCAAGGAAATCCATATTACATATTCCCGGAGATCACAGCAAGCGGAGAGATGGCGGACGGTCTTTCTTCAAAAATGGTGTTGTTGATCAATGCGCTTGGATTTAACACGGCAGATCCGGAACGTGATACTATCACAGTTGACAGCTTCATGACAACTTCCAGCAACGGATATGCGGTGACAGAGGATAAGGAGACTCAGGGAACTTATACTCTTGGCGCTGTGGCAACAGAGGATGAAAGCCGATTTACAGTTATTTCGGCGGCAACTATGATCGATGCAAATGTGACAGATTCCTTCTCAACCTTGGAAAATACAACGCTATTTATGAATGCGGTTACAAGTAATTTTGACGATGTAGACAATCTTTCAATCGAAGCGAAGAGCTTGGAGACAACATTCAATACAATGCAGCACACAGGATTATTAGGACTTGCAGCGATCATAGGTGTTCCGGTTCTCATTGTCATCTTTGGATTTGTAAGATGGCTGAAACGCCGTAAAGCGTAA